Below is a genomic region from Gillisia sp. Hel_I_86.
TCCCCTTTCAAGTCTTTTGCCTTTTCTCTTAATAAAGCGTCCAATTGTTTCTTTAAATTAGCATTCTCTTCCTGAATATTTTGAATAGCCTTCAGCGGATTTTTAGTGTTCTTTAGTTCTGCTGAAATTTCATTCAAAATTGTGGTTTGCTCAGTAAAGTAAGATTTTACGGCATCTCCCGTAATTGCTTCGATCCTTCTTATTCCTGCCGCAACAGCACCTTCTGAAACGATTTTGAAATACCAGATCTCTGCCGTGTTTTTAACATGGGTTCCCCCACAAAGCTCTATAGAATTTTCGAATTTTATGGCTCTTACAGAATCCCCATATTTCTCTCCGAATAAGGCTATCGCTCCTTGCTCTAAAGCCTCATCGTAAGTTAAATCACGTTGCTCATTCAGCGCAATTTGCTCTTGGATCCTTGAATTCACAAAATGTTCTACTTTTTTTAATTCCTCTTGAGTGAGTTTGCTGAAGTGGGAAAAATCGAATCTTAAATAATCCTGATTCACCATAGAACCTTTTTGCTCTACATGAGTTCCTAAAACATGTCTTAAAGCTTGATGTAGCAAATGGGTTGCGGTATGATTGGCTTCAGTCCTTCTTCTTTTCGTAACATCTACCTTCGCCATAAGTAAACCTGTTAAGTCTTTAGGCAAGGTTTTGGTAAAATGAACAATTAAGTTATTTTCTTTTTTAGTATCAATAACCTCAATCTTTTCAGCGTTCAAACTTAAAAGAAAACCCTTATCGCCTACTTGGCCACCGCCTTCAGGATAAAATGGGGTTTTATTCAATACAATCTGATATAGTTGACCGTCTTTCTTGCTATCCACCTTTCTATGTCTGGTAATTTCCACAGGCGACTCCACAACATCATATCCCACAAAAGGAACTTCCTCTTCTTTTCCACGAACGGTCCAATCCCCGGCAGTAACTACAGATGCTGCTCTGGACCTATCTTTTTGTTGCTTCAATTCCGCATTGAATTCAGGTTCATCTAAACTAAATCCTCGTTCTCTTAATATAAGTGCGGTAAGATCTATTGGAAAACCAAAGGTATCAAAAAGCTCGAATGCTTTTTTTCCAGAAACCACTTTGCCTTCGGTTTCATCTATAATCTTTTCAAGTAAAATTAAACCTTGATCCAATGTCCTCAAGAATGATTGCTCCTCTTCTCTAATCACATTTTCAATTAAAGATTTCTGTGCCAATAACTCCGGGAAAGCTTCCCCCATCTGCTCGCTTAAAGTAGCGACCAATTTATGGATAAATGGCTCTTTGGTGTTCAAGAAGGTAAATCCGTACCTAATAGCTCTTCTTAAAATACGTCTTATCACATATCCCGCACCGGTATTGCTGGGCAATTGACCATCTGCTATGGAAAATGCAACTGCACGCAGGTGATCTGCAATTACTCGAATTGCGATATCTGTTTTTTCTGAATTTCCGTATTTGGAATTGGTGACCTTTTCAATAGTTGCTATTAAAGGTGTAAAAACATCGGTGTCGTAATTAGATTTTTTATTTTGAAGCACCATGCACAAACGTTCGAATCCCATTCCTGTATCCACATGTTGGGCTGGCAATTTCTCTAAAGACCCATCTGCTTTTCGGTTAAACTCCATAAAAACAAGATTCCAGATTTCCACAACCTGGGGATGATCGGCATTGACAAGGTCTCTTCCGGCAACTTTAGCCTTTTCTTCTTCGCTTCTTAGATCCACATGGATTTCGGAACTTGGGCCACATGGGCCTTGATCTCCCATTTCCCAGAAATTGTCTTTTTTGTTTCCGAGGATAATTCTGTCTTTGGGCACTATATTTTTCCAAAGGTTGTATGCTTCTTCATCCAGTCCCAGATTATCACCATCTGAAGATCCTTCAAAAACAGACACATATAATATATCTTTTTTTATTTTGAACACCTCTGTTAAAAGTTCCCATGCCCAATGAATCGCTTCCTTTTTAAAATAATCCCCAAAACTCCAATTTCCCAGCATCTCGAACATGGTGTGATGATAAGTGTCCATTCCCACCTCCTCCAAATCATTGTGTTTTCCACTAACCCGAAGACATTTTTGAGTATCTGTGATTCTATTATGTTTTGGCACGGTATTTCCTAGAAAATATTCCTTAAATTGGTTCATTCCTGCGTTGGTGAACATCAAGGTTGGATCGTCCTGAATGACCATTGGAGCAGAAGCAACAATTTCATGGGATTTAGATTGAAAAAATTCGAGGTATGTAGAACGTATCTCTTGAGAAGTCATATACTGAAAAAAGTCAAATAATTAATTAATTGGAGGGTGAGAAAACAATTTTTATATTTGTTCGTTACTCATTACCCATTGCATGATTTTTGCATGATTATATACTCGCAAAAATAGCATAAATTTAATATATGTCGAAGGTTAAATATTATTACGATAGTGACACACTTTCCTACAAAAAAATAGAGCATAAAAGTGGAAGGAAATTCGGTTTTGCCCTTATTGGAGTTGCGGGGTCTTTTCTTGCAGGTTTTATTTTATTGGTTATCTACATGAATATTCCACAAATTGAAACTCCCAAGGAAATGGCTCTTAAACGAGAACTGCAAAACATGCAATTGCAGTACAATATTGTAAATAAAAAAATGGATCAGATTGAGAACGTACTTGCCAATGTAGAGGACAGGGACAATAATATCTATAGATTGTATTT
It encodes:
- the alaS gene encoding alanine--tRNA ligase, whose translation is MTSQEIRSTYLEFFQSKSHEIVASAPMVIQDDPTLMFTNAGMNQFKEYFLGNTVPKHNRITDTQKCLRVSGKHNDLEEVGMDTYHHTMFEMLGNWSFGDYFKKEAIHWAWELLTEVFKIKKDILYVSVFEGSSDGDNLGLDEEAYNLWKNIVPKDRIILGNKKDNFWEMGDQGPCGPSSEIHVDLRSEEEKAKVAGRDLVNADHPQVVEIWNLVFMEFNRKADGSLEKLPAQHVDTGMGFERLCMVLQNKKSNYDTDVFTPLIATIEKVTNSKYGNSEKTDIAIRVIADHLRAVAFSIADGQLPSNTGAGYVIRRILRRAIRYGFTFLNTKEPFIHKLVATLSEQMGEAFPELLAQKSLIENVIREEEQSFLRTLDQGLILLEKIIDETEGKVVSGKKAFELFDTFGFPIDLTALILRERGFSLDEPEFNAELKQQKDRSRAASVVTAGDWTVRGKEEEVPFVGYDVVESPVEITRHRKVDSKKDGQLYQIVLNKTPFYPEGGGQVGDKGFLLSLNAEKIEVIDTKKENNLIVHFTKTLPKDLTGLLMAKVDVTKRRRTEANHTATHLLHQALRHVLGTHVEQKGSMVNQDYLRFDFSHFSKLTQEELKKVEHFVNSRIQEQIALNEQRDLTYDEALEQGAIALFGEKYGDSVRAIKFENSIELCGGTHVKNTAEIWYFKIVSEGAVAAGIRRIEAITGDAVKSYFTEQTTILNEISAELKNTKNPLKAIQNIQEENANLKKQLDALLREKAKDLKGELQKELTEIDGVSFLAKKVDLDAGGIKDLAFQLGENNDNLFLLLAAENGGKALLSCYISKELVKQKNLDAGKVVRELGKYIQGGGGGQPFFATAGGKNPHGIAEALENAKSFIE